The nucleotide sequence GCGCGTGCTGTTCGAAGACGGACAACAGCGCACGTTCCACAATGATCTCGATCACGAGATGTGCTGCTACTTCATGGGAGTGCGGCGCGAGATGTCGTTCGACTGGGACCGCATGCAGCGCGTGCGCTCGGGTCCCGGATCGAGACGCCGAATTGCCAGTCGCGGATAACGCGGCGCGGGCTGCGTAGCGGCCGCTACTCGAAAAGTGCAGCGAGGCGACGCACGTCAGCGCGTAGGCACCGCGTGTCAGCGCGTAGGCGACGCACGTCAGCGCGTGTGACGGATCGCCTCGGGCAGAGGATTACCCTTCGCGTCGGTGCGTGCGATGTGCAGCTTCTCGAGCGTGCGCAGCGTGTCCTCGTTGACCCAGCCGACCCCGCGCGCGCAGGGGCGCGG is from Candidatus Binatia bacterium and encodes:
- a CDS encoding DUF3553 domain-containing protein, with protein sequence MEEKRLYLRLGDRVYSDSHEEWGTGAVVEEMTSTIVGGTCLVRVLFEDGQQRTFHNDLDHEMCCYFMGVRREMSFDWDRMQRVRSGPGSRRRIASRG